A genome region from Triticum aestivum cultivar Chinese Spring chromosome 2B, IWGSC CS RefSeq v2.1, whole genome shotgun sequence includes the following:
- the LOC123043799 gene encoding probable nucleolar protein 5-2 isoform X2, whose protein sequence is MLVLFETPAGFALFKVLDEGKLSKVEDLWQDFASSDKARKVVELKAFNKFENTSDALSAATLLIDSKPSKGLRKFLQKHCDGETLAVADSKLGNAIKEKLKIDCLHNSAVMELMRGLRNQLTELMSGLAEHDLGPMSLGLSHSLSRYKLKFSPEKVDTMIIQAIGLLDDLDKELNTYAMRVREWYGWHFPELTKIVADNIHYAKAVKMMGNRVNAVNLDFSEILPEDVEAELKEAAVISMGTEVNDLDLSNIRELCDQVLALSEYRAQLYDYLKSRMNTIAPNLTALVGELVGARLIAHGGSLMNLAKQPGSTIQILGAEKALFRALKTKHATPKYGLIYHASLIGQAAPKHKGKISRSLAAKSALAIRYDALADGDDNSMGLESRIKLETRLRVLEGKELGRSAGSTKGKPKIEAYEKDRKGGGALITPAKTYNSAADLVLGQTTEETPKKSEVASKKRKHQEEEPTAEAAEEDGEQEKERSKKKKKKSKDIEETPADVTDASEKKKKKSKEAEETPATDADGGKKKKKKKSDAEDTPMETDVSAKKEKKKKKKKHADE, encoded by the exons ATGTTGGTGCTCTTCGAGACGCCCGCGGGGTTCGCCCTCTTCAAGGTGCTGGACGAGGGGAAGCTCAGCAAAGTCGAG GATCTGTGGCAGGACTTCGCCTCGTCGGACAAAGCAAGAAAG GTGGTTGAGCTGAAGGCTTTCAACAAGTTTGAAAACACCTCCGATGCTCTTTCAGCGGCTACTTTGCTAATTGATAGCAAGCCCAGCAAGGGTCTGCGCAAGTTCCTGCAGAAGCACTGTGATGGTGAAACATTGGCTGTTGCTGATTCTAAACTTGGGAATGCTATCAAAGAAAAGCTG AAAATTGATTGCCTTCACAACAGTGCTGTCATGGAGCTGATGAGAGGGCTGAGGAACCAGCTTACCGAACTTATGTCTGGACTAGCTGAACATGATCTAGGTCCAATGAGCCTAGGATTGTCCCACAGCTTGTCTAGGTATAAGCTGAAGTTCAGCCCTGAAAAG GTTGATACTATGATCATTCAGGCCATTGgcttgttggatgatcttgacaaggAGCTTAACACTTATGCTATGAGGGTCCGCGAATGGTACGGTTGGCACTTTCCGGAGCTCACGAAAATTGTTGCAGATAATATCCATTACGCGAAAGCTGTGAAGATGATGGGCAATCGTGTTAATGCAGTGAACCTTGACTTCTCTGAG ATACTGCCAGAAGATGTGGAAGCAGAGCTGAAGGAGGCAGCTGTAATTTCCATGGGAACAGAAGTCAATGATCTTGACCTCTCAAACATCAGGGAACTGTGTGATCAAGTCCTGGCTCTTTCTGAGTACAGAGCCCAGCTCTATGACTATCTAAAAAGTAGGATGAATACCATTGCTCCCAACTTGACTGCACTTGTTGGTGAACTTGTTGGCGCTCGCCTTATTGCACATGGTGGTAGTTTGATGAATCTGGCAAAGCAGCCTGGCAGCACGATTCAGATTCTGGGGGCAGAGAAG GCCTTATTCAGAGCTCTGAAGACAAAGCATGCTACACCAAAGTATGGTCTCATCTATCATGCATCATTAATTGGACAGGCGGCTCCGAAGCACAAGGGAAAGATCTCTCGTTCGCTTGCAGCTAAGAGTGCACTTGCCATAAGATACGACGCCCTTGCTGACGGTGATGATAACTCCATGGGTCTTGAAAGCAGGATCAAG CTTGAAACACGGCTTCGGGTTCTTGAGGGTAAAGAACTTGGGAGGTCTGCTGGTTCCACGAAAGGAAAGCCCAAGATTGAAGCGTATGAAAAGGACCGGAAGGGTGGTGGTGCTCTGATCACTCCCGCTAAA ACTTACAACTCAGCAGCAGATCTAGTGCTCGGACAAaccactgaagaaacgccaaagaaGTCAGAAGTTGCTTCAAAGAAGAGGAAGCACCAAGAGGAAGAACCTACTGCAGAGGCAGCTGAAGAGGACGGCGAGCAGGAGAAAGAGaggtccaagaagaagaagaagaaatccaagGACATCGAGGAGACTCCAGCAGACGTCACCGACGCCagcgagaagaagaaaaagaagagcaaggaggccgagGAGACCCCTGCAACTGACGCCGACGgcgggaagaagaaaaagaagaagaaatcagACGCTGAGGACACCCCCATGGAGACCGACGTATCTGCcaagaaggaaaagaagaagaagaagaagaagcacgctgACGAGTGA
- the LOC123043799 gene encoding probable nucleolar protein 5-2 isoform X1, whose translation MSPKTLAALLLLPTPRGASFPLLHSPPPPPPAPPPPPLVLLYTGAEEMLVLFETPAGFALFKVLDEGKLSKVEDLWQDFASSDKARKVVELKAFNKFENTSDALSAATLLIDSKPSKGLRKFLQKHCDGETLAVADSKLGNAIKEKLKIDCLHNSAVMELMRGLRNQLTELMSGLAEHDLGPMSLGLSHSLSRYKLKFSPEKVDTMIIQAIGLLDDLDKELNTYAMRVREWYGWHFPELTKIVADNIHYAKAVKMMGNRVNAVNLDFSEILPEDVEAELKEAAVISMGTEVNDLDLSNIRELCDQVLALSEYRAQLYDYLKSRMNTIAPNLTALVGELVGARLIAHGGSLMNLAKQPGSTIQILGAEKALFRALKTKHATPKYGLIYHASLIGQAAPKHKGKISRSLAAKSALAIRYDALADGDDNSMGLESRIKLETRLRVLEGKELGRSAGSTKGKPKIEAYEKDRKGGGALITPAKTYNSAADLVLGQTTEETPKKSEVASKKRKHQEEEPTAEAAEEDGEQEKERSKKKKKKSKDIEETPADVTDASEKKKKKSKEAEETPATDADGGKKKKKKKSDAEDTPMETDVSAKKEKKKKKKKHADE comes from the exons ATGAGCCCTAAAACCCTGGCAGCCTTACTTCTTCTCCCCACCCCGCGCGGCGCCTCCTTTCCTCTcctccactcgccgccgccgccgccgccagcgcctcctccaccgccgctcGTCCTCCTATACACAG GTGCGGAGGAGATGTTGGTGCTCTTCGAGACGCCCGCGGGGTTCGCCCTCTTCAAGGTGCTGGACGAGGGGAAGCTCAGCAAAGTCGAG GATCTGTGGCAGGACTTCGCCTCGTCGGACAAAGCAAGAAAG GTGGTTGAGCTGAAGGCTTTCAACAAGTTTGAAAACACCTCCGATGCTCTTTCAGCGGCTACTTTGCTAATTGATAGCAAGCCCAGCAAGGGTCTGCGCAAGTTCCTGCAGAAGCACTGTGATGGTGAAACATTGGCTGTTGCTGATTCTAAACTTGGGAATGCTATCAAAGAAAAGCTG AAAATTGATTGCCTTCACAACAGTGCTGTCATGGAGCTGATGAGAGGGCTGAGGAACCAGCTTACCGAACTTATGTCTGGACTAGCTGAACATGATCTAGGTCCAATGAGCCTAGGATTGTCCCACAGCTTGTCTAGGTATAAGCTGAAGTTCAGCCCTGAAAAG GTTGATACTATGATCATTCAGGCCATTGgcttgttggatgatcttgacaaggAGCTTAACACTTATGCTATGAGGGTCCGCGAATGGTACGGTTGGCACTTTCCGGAGCTCACGAAAATTGTTGCAGATAATATCCATTACGCGAAAGCTGTGAAGATGATGGGCAATCGTGTTAATGCAGTGAACCTTGACTTCTCTGAG ATACTGCCAGAAGATGTGGAAGCAGAGCTGAAGGAGGCAGCTGTAATTTCCATGGGAACAGAAGTCAATGATCTTGACCTCTCAAACATCAGGGAACTGTGTGATCAAGTCCTGGCTCTTTCTGAGTACAGAGCCCAGCTCTATGACTATCTAAAAAGTAGGATGAATACCATTGCTCCCAACTTGACTGCACTTGTTGGTGAACTTGTTGGCGCTCGCCTTATTGCACATGGTGGTAGTTTGATGAATCTGGCAAAGCAGCCTGGCAGCACGATTCAGATTCTGGGGGCAGAGAAG GCCTTATTCAGAGCTCTGAAGACAAAGCATGCTACACCAAAGTATGGTCTCATCTATCATGCATCATTAATTGGACAGGCGGCTCCGAAGCACAAGGGAAAGATCTCTCGTTCGCTTGCAGCTAAGAGTGCACTTGCCATAAGATACGACGCCCTTGCTGACGGTGATGATAACTCCATGGGTCTTGAAAGCAGGATCAAG CTTGAAACACGGCTTCGGGTTCTTGAGGGTAAAGAACTTGGGAGGTCTGCTGGTTCCACGAAAGGAAAGCCCAAGATTGAAGCGTATGAAAAGGACCGGAAGGGTGGTGGTGCTCTGATCACTCCCGCTAAA ACTTACAACTCAGCAGCAGATCTAGTGCTCGGACAAaccactgaagaaacgccaaagaaGTCAGAAGTTGCTTCAAAGAAGAGGAAGCACCAAGAGGAAGAACCTACTGCAGAGGCAGCTGAAGAGGACGGCGAGCAGGAGAAAGAGaggtccaagaagaagaagaagaaatccaagGACATCGAGGAGACTCCAGCAGACGTCACCGACGCCagcgagaagaagaaaaagaagagcaaggaggccgagGAGACCCCTGCAACTGACGCCGACGgcgggaagaagaaaaagaagaagaaatcagACGCTGAGGACACCCCCATGGAGACCGACGTATCTGCcaagaaggaaaagaagaagaagaagaagaagcacgctgACGAGTGA